A portion of the Colius striatus isolate bColStr4 chromosome 1, bColStr4.1.hap1, whole genome shotgun sequence genome contains these proteins:
- the ING4 gene encoding inhibitor of growth protein 4: MAAGMYLEHYLDSIENLPFELQRNFQLMRDLDQRTEDLKSEIDKLATEYISNARTLSSEEKLGLLKQIQEAYGKCKEFGDDKVQLAMQTYEMVDKHIRRLDTDLARFEADLKEKQIESSDYDSSSSKGKKKGRAQKEKKAARARSKGKNSDEEAPKTAQKKLKLVRTSTEYGMPSVTFGNVHPSDVLDMPVDPNEPTYCLCHQVSYGEMIGCDNPDCSIEWFHFACVGLTTKPRGKWFCPRCSQERKKK; this comes from the exons ATGGCAGCGGGGATGTACCTGGAGCACTACCTGGACA GTATTGAGAACCTGCCGTTTGAACTGCAGAGAAACTTCCAGCTCATGCGAGATCTGGATCAGAGGACAGAAG ACCTCAAGTCGGAGATCGATAAGTTGGCCACAGAGTATATCAGCAATGCACGGACTTTGTCTTCAGAGGAAAAACTGGGGCTTCTCAAGCAAATCCAGGAGGCCTACGGGAAGTGCAAGGAGTTTGGGGATGACAAGGTTCAGCTGGCTATGCAGACCTACGAGATG GTTGACAAGCACATCCGTCGGCTGGACACTGACCTTGCCCGCTTCGAAGCAGACTTGAAGGAGAAGCAGATAGAATCCAGTGACTATGACAGTTCTTCCAGCAAGGGCAAGAAGA AGGGCCGAGcccaaaaagagaagaaagctgCCCGTGCTCGCTCTAAAGGGAAGAATTCTGATGAGGAAGCACCAAAAACTGCCCAAAAGAAACTGAAGCTTGTCCGCAC TAGCACAGAGTATGGGATGCCTTCAGTCACCTTTGGAAATGTGCACCCTTCAGATGTCTTGGATATGCCCGTGGACCCCAATGAGCCTACTTACTGCCTCTGCCACCAGGTCTCCTATGGGGAGATGATCGGCTGTGACAACCCAGAT TGTTCCATTGAATGGTTTCATTTTGCCTGTGTGGGTCTGACAACAAAACCAAGAGGAAAATG GTTCTGCCCTCGCTGTTcccaggagaggaagaagaagtaA